Proteins from a genomic interval of Bradyrhizobium sp. CCBAU 53340:
- the nthB gene encoding nitrile hydratase subunit beta, with protein MNGVHDMGGMDGFGKVEPEPNEPMFHEEWESRVLAMVRAMGAAGAFNIDTSRFYRETIPPHVYLSSSYYKKWFLGLEEMLIEKGYLTREEVAAGHAMKPGKALKHGKFDLGQVERIMVRGKFARPAPAPAKFNIGNRVRAKNIHPTTHTRLPRYVRGHVGVVELNHGCHVFPDTAAMERGENPQWLYTVVFEGRDLWGADGDPTLKVSIDAFEPYLDPT; from the coding sequence GTGAACGGCGTGCATGACATGGGCGGCATGGATGGTTTTGGCAAAGTCGAGCCAGAGCCGAACGAGCCGATGTTTCACGAGGAGTGGGAATCCCGGGTGCTGGCGATGGTGCGCGCGATGGGCGCAGCCGGCGCATTCAACATCGACACCTCGCGCTTCTATCGCGAGACGATCCCGCCGCATGTCTACCTCTCCAGCTCCTACTACAAGAAGTGGTTCCTCGGCCTCGAGGAGATGCTGATTGAGAAGGGCTACCTCACCCGCGAGGAGGTCGCCGCCGGCCATGCCATGAAGCCAGGCAAGGCGCTCAAGCACGGCAAGTTCGATCTCGGTCAGGTCGAGCGCATCATGGTGCGCGGCAAGTTCGCCCGCCCCGCTCCCGCGCCGGCAAAATTCAATATCGGCAACCGCGTACGTGCCAAGAACATTCATCCGACCACGCACACGCGGCTGCCGCGCTATGTCCGCGGCCATGTCGGCGTCGTCGAACTGAACCATGGTTGCCACGTGTTCCCTGACACGGCGGCGATGGAGCGCGGCGAGAATCCGCAATGGCTCTACACGGTCGTGTTCGAAGGGCGCGATCTCTGGGGCGCAGATGGCGATCCGACCCTGAAGGTGTCGATCGACGCGTTCGAGCCCTATCTGGATCCGACGTGA
- a CDS encoding nitrile hydratase accessory protein, which produces MSSSSAAAATAAIPSIPRDDDGPVFRAPWEAHAFAMALTLHERGVFTWPEWAAALADEIKRAQAAGDPDTGETYYLHWLATLEGLVARKGVASMDTLHRYRDAWDHAADRTPHGKPIELRPEDFG; this is translated from the coding sequence ATGAGCAGCAGCTCTGCTGCCGCAGCGACGGCGGCGATTCCGAGCATTCCGCGTGACGACGACGGCCCGGTGTTCCGCGCGCCCTGGGAGGCGCATGCCTTTGCCATGGCGTTGACGCTTCACGAGCGCGGCGTGTTCACCTGGCCCGAATGGGCCGCAGCGCTGGCTGATGAGATCAAGCGCGCGCAGGCTGCGGGCGATCCTGATACGGGCGAGACCTACTATCTCCACTGGCTCGCCACGCTGGAGGGCCTCGTCGCACGCAAGGGCGTGGCGTCGATGGACACACTGCACCGCTATCGCGATGCCTGGGATCACGCGGCTGATCGCACGCCGCACGGCAAGCCGATCGAGCTGAGGCCGGAGGATTTCGGGTAG